One Desulfomicrobium macestii genomic region harbors:
- a CDS encoding ABC transporter ATP-binding protein gives MPLIHATEASRMASAPGPGTRGEALLAIRDLSVDFSVEGRTIAAVQGASLSVYPGKTCALVGESGSGKSVTALSILRLLPARIARTSGEILFEGRDMLRLDEKSLREVRGGRVGMIFQEPMTSLNPLHPIGRQIAENVILHQPGADAQKRTLELLELVGIPDAASRLSSFPHQLSGGQRQRVMIAMALANDPVLLIADEPTTALDVTIQAQVLELLKDLQKRLNMAILLISHDLGVVRHMADEVHVMREGRIVESGTRDEIFQNPGHAYTKTLLTSTPSGRPGPLAADAPTLIEARGVRVWFPQGKTLLGRPKSYIKAVTDADLSIRQGESLGVVGESGSGKTTLGLALLRLQSCRGEVDFDGQRISDMREGRIRSLRRNFQIVFQDPYGSLSPRMTVGQIVAEGLDAHRLAVGEERRERIAQILEAVDLDPGAMHRYPHEFSGGQRQRISIARALILRPKFVVLDEPTSALDRTVQFQIVELLRNLQDRFGLTYMFITHDLALVRALCHRIVIMKDGSIVEQGQTDTIFASPVQEYTRTLLAAALE, from the coding sequence ATGCCTTTGATCCACGCCACGGAAGCTAGCCGGATGGCGTCCGCTCCGGGACCCGGCACACGGGGCGAAGCCCTCCTGGCCATCCGCGACCTGAGCGTGGATTTTTCCGTTGAAGGGCGGACCATCGCGGCCGTGCAGGGTGCCAGCCTGTCCGTGTATCCGGGAAAGACTTGCGCCCTGGTGGGCGAGAGCGGCTCCGGCAAGTCTGTCACCGCCCTGTCGATTCTGCGCCTGCTCCCGGCCCGGATCGCGCGCACGAGCGGTGAAATCCTGTTCGAAGGCCGCGACATGCTGCGCCTTGACGAAAAGTCCCTGCGCGAGGTGCGCGGCGGGCGCGTGGGCATGATCTTCCAGGAGCCCATGACCTCGCTCAATCCGCTGCACCCCATCGGCCGCCAGATCGCCGAAAACGTGATCCTGCACCAGCCCGGGGCCGATGCGCAAAAGCGCACTCTCGAACTGCTTGAACTGGTCGGCATCCCGGACGCGGCTTCGCGTCTTTCGAGTTTTCCTCACCAGTTATCCGGTGGACAGCGCCAGCGGGTCATGATCGCCATGGCCCTGGCCAACGACCCGGTCCTGCTGATCGCCGACGAACCGACCACCGCCCTGGACGTGACCATCCAGGCCCAGGTGCTGGAACTCCTGAAAGACCTGCAAAAACGCCTGAACATGGCCATCCTGCTCATCTCCCATGATCTGGGCGTGGTCCGTCACATGGCCGACGAGGTGCATGTCATGCGCGAGGGCAGGATCGTGGAGAGCGGGACGCGGGACGAAATCTTCCAGAATCCCGGCCATGCCTACACGAAAACCCTGTTGACCAGCACCCCGTCAGGCAGGCCGGGCCCCCTGGCCGCGGACGCGCCGACCCTGATCGAGGCCCGGGGAGTGCGGGTCTGGTTTCCGCAGGGCAAGACCCTGCTTGGCCGTCCCAAGAGCTACATCAAGGCCGTGACCGACGCGGACCTCTCCATTCGCCAGGGCGAATCCCTCGGCGTGGTCGGCGAGAGCGGATCGGGCAAGACCACCCTGGGCCTGGCCCTGCTGCGCCTGCAGTCCTGCCGGGGCGAGGTGGATTTCGACGGGCAGCGGATCTCGGACATGCGCGAAGGACGGATCCGTTCCCTGCGCCGCAATTTTCAGATCGTGTTCCAGGACCCCTATGGCAGCCTCAGCCCGCGCATGACCGTCGGTCAGATCGTGGCCGAAGGCCTGGATGCGCACCGTCTGGCCGTGGGAGAGGAACGCCGGGAGCGCATCGCACAGATACTTGAAGCCGTGGACCTTGACCCCGGTGCCATGCATCGCTATCCGCACGAGTTTTCCGGCGGCCAGCGTCAGCGCATCTCCATTGCCCGGGCGCTCATTCTGCGGCCCAAATTCGTGGTGCTGGACGAGCCGACCTCGGCCCTGGACCGCACGGTGCAGTTTCAGATCGTGGAGCTGCTGCGCAATCTGCAGGACCGCTTCGGCCTGACCTACATGTTCATCACCCATGACCTGGCCCTGGTCCGGGCCCTGTGTCACCGCATCGTCATCATGAAGGACGGGAGCATCGTGGAACAGGGGCAGACCGACACCATTTTCGCAAGTCCGGTCCAGGAATATACCCGCACCCTGCTGGCCGCCGCCCTGGAATAA
- a CDS encoding tetratricopeptide repeat protein — MKVEQGSQEGQNLAGAIASFTKAANQAPDSADAHFALGEALARAEHFQEALVRYTLAVTLDPNHAKALYGRSQLCRRMALHAQAYKDLSQLINLRPGVADYHYQRGTVLLKLKNITEAYRDFQRAYELDKKYPKPTLLWDKEKETVATKRV; from the coding sequence ATGAAAGTCGAACAAGGATCGCAAGAAGGACAAAACCTTGCAGGAGCCATCGCATCATTCACCAAAGCCGCAAATCAGGCTCCCGATTCGGCGGATGCCCATTTTGCGCTGGGAGAGGCTCTGGCCAGGGCCGAGCACTTTCAGGAGGCTCTTGTCAGATACACCCTGGCGGTCACCCTGGACCCAAACCACGCCAAGGCGCTTTACGGCCGCTCGCAGCTCTGCCGTCGCATGGCGCTGCACGCACAAGCCTACAAGGACTTGAGCCAGCTGATAAACCTCAGGCCGGGAGTCGCCGATTATCACTATCAGCGCGGCACTGTTCTCTTGAAGCTCAAAAACATCACCGAAGCCTACCGCGATTTCCAGCGAGCCTACGAACTGGACAAAAAATATCCCAAACCCACCCTGTTGTGGGACAAGGAAAAAGAGACCGTGGCCACAAAACGCGTATGA
- a CDS encoding extracellular solute-binding protein, with protein sequence MKHLFLLVLLLGTVLPASAGDSFHALAMNGQPRYPADFSHFDYVNPDAPKGGQVRLAATGTFDSFNPFIVKGNSADGLGLLFDTLTEQSLDEPFTEYGLLADRIEVAKDRSSMTFHLREGALFHDGTPVTAQDVAFTFKILVEQGNPHYAQYYADVERVHIADAQTVTFFFKPGSSQELPLILGQLPVLSEASWKGRDFAASSLDIPVGSGPYRIGEFKAGQRLTFVRDPEYWGRDLPVNKGRHNFDTIIYDYYRDLTVTLEAFKAGEYDFRQEYNSKQWATGYTGPAVNAGLIRTENIPHKLSQGMQAFVFNTRRDIFSDPLVRKALNFAFDFEWSNKSLFYGQYARSTSFFSNSDMASSGLPSEQEKELLKPLDLPEEVSTQAFSLPVSDGSGNIRDNLREAAGLLRQAGWSVKDGKLVKDGKPFVFEMLLVQPDFERVVLPFQRNLTRLGITMRVRMVDTSQYLERLRGFDFDMIVSSFPQSLSPGNEQRSFWHSSSADMPGSRNYCGIRNPAIDALVDLVIAAPDREALILRCKALDRALLWGWYVIPHWHATSWRVAYWDKFGRPEKPADYGLDFQSWWIDPEKERGLADRRGRLGLK encoded by the coding sequence ATGAAGCATCTTTTCCTTCTTGTCCTTCTCCTCGGTACTGTCCTGCCTGCGTCGGCAGGGGATTCTTTTCACGCCCTGGCCATGAACGGACAGCCCCGTTACCCTGCTGATTTCAGCCATTTCGACTATGTCAATCCCGACGCGCCCAAGGGCGGGCAGGTGCGACTGGCCGCGACGGGCACCTTCGACAGCTTCAACCCCTTCATCGTCAAGGGCAACTCCGCCGACGGCCTGGGACTTCTTTTCGACACCCTGACCGAACAATCCCTCGACGAGCCCTTTACCGAATACGGCCTGCTGGCCGATCGGATCGAGGTGGCCAAGGATCGCTCCTCCATGACCTTCCATCTGCGCGAAGGGGCCCTGTTTCATGACGGCACCCCGGTCACGGCGCAGGATGTGGCCTTCACCTTCAAGATCCTCGTGGAGCAGGGCAACCCCCACTACGCCCAGTATTACGCCGATGTGGAGCGGGTTCACATTGCCGATGCGCAAACCGTGACCTTTTTCTTCAAGCCGGGCAGCAGTCAGGAACTCCCGCTCATTCTTGGGCAGTTGCCGGTGCTGTCCGAAGCATCCTGGAAGGGCCGGGATTTTGCCGCTTCAAGCCTGGACATTCCCGTGGGCAGTGGTCCGTATCGCATCGGGGAATTCAAGGCCGGACAGCGCCTGACCTTCGTGCGCGATCCCGAGTATTGGGGACGGGATCTGCCGGTGAACAAGGGGCGGCACAATTTCGACACCATCATTTATGACTACTATCGCGACCTGACCGTGACCCTGGAGGCCTTCAAGGCCGGGGAGTACGATTTTCGCCAGGAATACAATTCCAAGCAGTGGGCCACGGGCTACACCGGCCCGGCGGTGAATGCCGGGCTGATCCGCACCGAGAACATTCCGCACAAGCTCTCGCAGGGCATGCAGGCCTTCGTCTTCAACACCCGCCGCGACATTTTCTCCGACCCCCTGGTGCGCAAGGCGCTCAATTTCGCCTTCGATTTCGAGTGGAGCAACAAAAGCCTCTTCTATGGCCAGTATGCCCGCTCCACGAGCTTTTTCTCCAATTCCGACATGGCTTCCTCCGGTCTGCCTTCGGAACAGGAGAAGGAGCTGCTGAAACCCCTGGACCTGCCCGAGGAAGTGAGCACCCAGGCATTCTCCCTGCCGGTCAGCGACGGCAGCGGCAACATTCGCGACAATCTTCGCGAGGCCGCGGGGCTTCTGCGTCAGGCCGGGTGGAGCGTCAAGGATGGCAAGCTGGTCAAGGACGGCAAGCCCTTCGTCTTCGAGATGCTGCTGGTGCAACCCGATTTCGAGCGCGTGGTCCTGCCTTTCCAGCGCAACCTTACGCGGCTCGGCATCACCATGAGGGTGCGCATGGTGGACACTTCGCAGTATCTGGAGCGGCTGCGCGGCTTCGATTTCGACATGATCGTGTCCAGCTTCCCGCAGTCACTGTCTCCTGGCAACGAGCAGCGCTCCTTCTGGCATTCCTCCTCGGCGGACATGCCCGGTTCGCGCAATTATTGCGGCATCAGGAACCCAGCCATCGACGCCCTGGTCGACCTGGTCATCGCCGCTCCGGATCGTGAGGCGCTCATCCTGCGCTGCAAGGCCCTGGACCGCGCCCTTTTGTGGGGCTGGTACGTCATCCCGCACTGGCACGCCACGTCCTGGCGTGTGGCCTATTGGGACAAGTTCGGGCGGCCGGAGAAGCCGGCTGATTACGGACTTGATTTTCAGTCCTGGTGGATCGACCCGGAGAAGGAACGGGGATTGGCGGACAGGCGCGGGCGGCTGGGGCTCAAGTAG
- a CDS encoding aspartate kinase: MKAKVRVEKIGGTSMSRFPQIIDNIILRNPADIFGRIYIVSAYGGVTNELLEHKKTGQPGIYQLFRQQENYARKMLALRDTLFELNKTFVPAGLDLAAANEFVDDHIDLAINILRSMDNVLASGYVSRTALFLAARELLASLGEMHSAFNSANILQNRGYDATFVDLSGWEDSRQLTIDERIRASFEGIDPFSTICFATGYTKGTEGIMREFDRGYSEVTFSKVAVILGASEAIIHKEYHLCSGDPVLIGEENIHPVCNTNFDVADQLADVGMEAIHPKASKPLEVNDIPIRIKNAFDPDHSGTLITKDFIAPESMVEIVTGSEKVTCLEVHDTRMVGEVGFDLRILQVLAKHDISYISKATNANTIGMIINDRDCRPEMIAELQDRFEQITLQKVAIVCAIGSNIGQPGIMAKAASALATDGINILAVSQTARQTNMQFVVERSQFAKAQVALHKALCMTGPRACAG, translated from the coding sequence ATGAAAGCTAAAGTTCGTGTTGAAAAGATCGGCGGAACATCCATGTCGCGGTTCCCGCAAATCATCGACAATATCATTCTTCGCAATCCTGCCGACATCTTTGGCCGGATCTACATTGTCTCCGCCTACGGAGGAGTCACCAACGAGCTGCTGGAGCACAAGAAAACCGGGCAGCCCGGCATTTACCAGCTCTTCCGGCAGCAGGAAAATTACGCCAGGAAGATGCTCGCCCTGCGCGACACCCTCTTCGAGCTGAACAAGACCTTCGTGCCCGCGGGACTCGACTTGGCCGCCGCCAATGAGTTCGTCGACGACCACATCGATCTGGCCATAAACATCCTGCGCAGCATGGATAACGTGCTGGCCTCGGGCTACGTTTCACGCACGGCCCTGTTCCTGGCGGCGCGCGAGCTGCTGGCGTCCCTGGGCGAAATGCACAGCGCCTTCAACTCCGCCAACATCCTGCAAAATCGCGGCTACGATGCCACCTTCGTGGACCTGAGCGGCTGGGAAGACAGCAGGCAGCTGACCATCGACGAGCGCATCAGGGCCAGCTTCGAAGGCATCGATCCCTTCTCGACCATCTGCTTCGCCACCGGCTACACCAAGGGCACCGAAGGCATCATGCGCGAATTCGACCGGGGCTATTCCGAGGTCACGTTCTCCAAGGTCGCGGTGATCCTGGGCGCGAGCGAAGCCATAATCCACAAGGAATATCACCTCTGTTCCGGCGACCCCGTGCTCATCGGCGAGGAAAACATCCACCCGGTCTGCAACACCAACTTCGACGTGGCCGACCAGTTGGCCGACGTAGGCATGGAGGCCATCCATCCCAAGGCGTCCAAACCGCTGGAAGTCAACGATATCCCCATCCGGATCAAGAACGCCTTTGATCCCGACCACAGCGGCACGCTCATCACCAAGGATTTCATCGCACCCGAGTCCATGGTCGAGATCGTGACCGGCTCCGAGAAGGTCACCTGCCTGGAAGTGCACGACACGCGCATGGTCGGCGAGGTCGGCTTTGACCTGCGCATCCTGCAGGTGCTGGCCAAGCATGACATTTCCTATATCAGCAAGGCCACCAACGCCAACACCATCGGCATGATCATCAATGATCGCGACTGCCGCCCCGAGATGATCGCCGAATTGCAAGACAGGTTCGAGCAGATCACCCTTCAGAAGGTGGCCATCGTCTGCGCCATCGGCTCCAACATCGGACAGCCCGGAATCATGGCCAAGGCGGCCAGCGCGCTGGCAACCGACGGGATCAACATCCTGGCCGTCTCGCAGACCGCCCGCCAGACCAACATGCAGTTCGTGGTCGAACGCAGCCAGTTCGCCAAGGCGCAGGTTGCGCTGCACAAGGCTCTGTGCATGACTGGCCCGAGGGCCTGCGCCGGTTGA
- a CDS encoding ABC transporter permease → MNPITRRRLRAFRANGRAFWSLWIFLFLFLSSLGAEFIANDKPLLVYYDGGFYAPVFKAYPETVFGGDFETQTVYRDPYVQELIQAKGWMLWPPVRYSYRTINYDLPVPAPAPPSRENLLGTDDQGRDVLARIIYAVRLSVLFGLALTLGSSVVGVCVGAMQGYYGGIIDLAGQRFLEIWSGMPALFILIILASMVAPGFWWLLAVTMLFSWMSLVDVVRAEFLRGRNLEYVRAAKALGLPDRVIMFRHILPNAMIATVTFMPFIVSGSITTLTSLDFLGFGLPPGSPSLGELLAQGKNNLQAPWLGLSAFMVLGTILSLLVFIGEGVRDAFDPRHGS, encoded by the coding sequence ATGAACCCCATCACCCGTCGCAGGCTGCGCGCCTTTCGCGCCAACGGCCGTGCGTTCTGGTCCCTGTGGATCTTTCTGTTCCTGTTTCTCTCAAGCCTCGGGGCGGAATTCATAGCCAACGACAAGCCGCTCTTGGTCTACTATGACGGGGGCTTCTACGCCCCGGTCTTCAAGGCCTATCCCGAAACGGTTTTCGGCGGCGATTTCGAGACCCAGACCGTGTACCGCGATCCCTACGTGCAGGAACTGATACAGGCCAAGGGCTGGATGCTCTGGCCTCCGGTGCGTTACAGCTACCGGACCATCAACTACGACCTGCCCGTGCCCGCCCCGGCTCCGCCCTCGCGCGAGAACCTGCTCGGAACCGACGATCAGGGGCGTGACGTGCTGGCGCGCATCATCTACGCGGTGCGCCTGTCCGTGCTCTTCGGCCTGGCGCTGACCCTGGGCAGTTCCGTGGTTGGGGTCTGCGTGGGCGCCATGCAGGGCTATTACGGCGGGATCATCGATCTGGCCGGACAGCGCTTTCTGGAAATCTGGTCCGGCATGCCCGCGCTCTTCATCCTGATCATCCTGGCCTCCATGGTCGCGCCCGGGTTCTGGTGGCTTTTGGCCGTGACCATGCTTTTTTCATGGATGAGCCTGGTCGACGTGGTGCGGGCCGAGTTCCTGCGCGGCCGCAATCTCGAATACGTGCGCGCGGCCAAGGCCCTTGGGCTGCCGGACCGGGTCATCATGTTTCGCCACATTCTGCCCAACGCCATGATCGCGACCGTGACCTTCATGCCCTTCATCGTCAGCGGGTCCATCACCACGCTGACCTCGCTCGATTTTCTGGGTTTCGGCCTGCCGCCGGGTTCGCCGTCCCTGGGCGAACTGCTGGCCCAGGGCAAGAACAATCTTCAGGCCCCTTGGCTTGGTCTGTCGGCCTTCATGGTCCTGGGCACGATCCTGAGCCTTTTGGTTTTTATCGGAGAAGGAGTGCGCGATGCCTTTGATCCACGCCACGGAAGCTAG
- a CDS encoding potassium channel family protein, producing MARREFGVVGLGKFGLSLAKSLMAHGQTVVGVDSDPEKVKAASEVLTQAYQAEAVDKVALEQLGLGELPSVIVSTGHSMEASILITLFLKELGCKSVTVKAMSRDHEKVLIKVGADAVIFPERYAAEQLAAKLAVPGLIDYLPLGTNVILKEIIVEDWAGKTLRELDLTNTIGIQVVAVKRLEEKQFVFVPKADEPLQKGDVLAVIGHGEELLDLDS from the coding sequence ATGGCTCGCAGGGAATTTGGCGTCGTTGGTCTGGGCAAGTTCGGCCTGAGTCTGGCAAAGTCCTTGATGGCGCATGGCCAGACGGTTGTCGGAGTCGATAGCGACCCGGAGAAGGTCAAGGCGGCTTCGGAGGTCCTGACCCAGGCCTACCAGGCCGAGGCGGTGGACAAGGTCGCCCTGGAACAGCTCGGCCTGGGCGAACTGCCGTCGGTCATCGTCAGCACGGGACACTCCATGGAGGCGAGTATCCTCATCACGCTGTTTCTGAAGGAGCTCGGCTGCAAGAGCGTGACGGTCAAGGCCATGAGTCGCGACCACGAGAAAGTGCTCATCAAGGTCGGAGCCGACGCGGTCATCTTCCCCGAGCGCTACGCCGCCGAACAGTTGGCGGCCAAGCTCGCCGTGCCGGGCCTCATCGACTATCTGCCCCTGGGCACCAATGTCATCCTCAAGGAGATCATTGTGGAGGATTGGGCCGGCAAGACGCTGCGCGAGCTTGACCTGACCAATACCATCGGCATCCAGGTGGTGGCCGTGAAGCGGCTTGAGGAGAAGCAGTTCGTGTTCGTGCCCAAGGCCGACGAGCCGTTGCAGAAGGGCGATGTACTGGCTGTCATCGGACACGGGGAAGAGCTTTTGGACCTGGATTCCTGA
- a CDS encoding TrkH family potassium uptake protein, producing MKHAQKFLSPAFLPVYFFIATILLGGVLLHLPISLNGTQLGWVDAMFTSVSATCVTGLIVVDTGTMFSKFGLTVIALLIQIGGLGVMTYTSLVFYLWRRRVSLTDRIAVGQSLQGDPSFNLGRFLVRLFLVCFGIEAVGAIIFYSLGLGEVDWFSSFFHSVSAFCNAGFSLYPDSLMRFSGNLPINLLFMLLIFLGGIGFHVLVELPGFLGSAFKARRMRDTLSWQSSLVIRTSLWLILIGWVVFFLIEQRQDGLFTALLQSLFQSVTARTAGFNTMDIGIMTDTSLFIMILLMVIGGSPGSCAGGIKTTTLRVLLGFAVSQIKGRDQVVVDRCGIDAPTVNKAMTLVIFAFVLIMCSVFVLTVTEGANLPHQIVRGKFMELFFEAASAFGTVGLSTGLTPTLSTPGKFVIMMLMFVGRLGPIVFLTMLQAWQTRERYRRAEKSMLIG from the coding sequence ATGAAACACGCGCAAAAATTCCTCTCTCCGGCATTTCTTCCGGTCTATTTCTTCATCGCGACCATCCTGCTCGGCGGGGTGCTGCTGCATCTGCCCATTTCGCTGAACGGAACGCAGCTGGGCTGGGTCGACGCCATGTTCACCTCCGTGTCCGCCACCTGCGTGACCGGGCTCATCGTCGTGGATACGGGGACCATGTTCTCAAAGTTCGGCCTGACCGTCATTGCCTTGCTCATTCAGATCGGCGGCCTTGGAGTCATGACGTACACCAGCCTCGTTTTCTATCTGTGGCGACGGCGCGTTTCGCTGACCGACCGCATCGCCGTGGGCCAGTCCCTGCAGGGGGACCCGTCGTTCAATCTGGGGCGTTTTCTGGTACGCCTTTTCCTGGTTTGTTTTGGCATCGAGGCTGTCGGAGCCATCATTTTTTATTCCCTCGGCCTTGGCGAGGTGGATTGGTTCAGCTCCTTTTTTCATTCCGTGTCCGCCTTCTGCAACGCGGGGTTCAGCCTCTATCCGGACAGCCTGATGCGTTTCTCCGGGAACCTGCCCATAAATCTGCTCTTCATGCTCCTCATTTTTTTGGGCGGGATCGGCTTCCACGTTCTGGTCGAACTTCCCGGATTTCTGGGCTCCGCCTTCAAGGCCCGCCGGATGCGGGACACGCTGAGCTGGCAGAGTTCGCTGGTCATCCGTACCAGCCTGTGGCTGATCCTCATCGGGTGGGTGGTGTTTTTTCTCATCGAGCAGAGGCAGGACGGACTGTTCACGGCGCTGCTGCAGAGCCTTTTTCAGTCCGTCACGGCCCGCACGGCCGGGTTCAACACCATGGACATCGGGATCATGACCGACACGTCGCTCTTCATCATGATTCTGCTCATGGTCATCGGCGGTTCTCCGGGCTCATGCGCGGGAGGCATCAAGACCACGACCCTGCGCGTGCTCCTCGGCTTTGCCGTTTCCCAGATCAAGGGCCGCGACCAAGTGGTGGTGGATCGCTGCGGCATTGACGCCCCCACCGTGAACAAGGCCATGACCCTCGTGATTTTCGCCTTTGTCCTCATAATGTGCTCCGTCTTTGTGCTCACCGTGACCGAAGGGGCAAACCTGCCGCATCAGATTGTGCGAGGAAAATTCATGGAACTCTTTTTCGAGGCGGCTTCGGCATTCGGTACCGTTGGCCTGAGCACCGGGCTCACGCCGACTCTTTCGACCCCGGGTAAATTCGTCATCATGATGCTCATGTTCGTCGGCAGGCTCGGTCCCATCGTCTTCTTGACCATGCTTCAGGCATGGCAGACGAGGGAACGCTATCGCCGCGCGGAGAAGAGCATGCTCATAGGCTAG
- a CDS encoding microcin C ABC transporter permease YejB — protein sequence MFTYILRRLALIIPTLLGILTLNFFIIQAAPGGPVEQMIARLQGLDVAAAARVSGSGGETAGANVSAQASSKSAYRGAQGLDPDVVLRIERMYGFDKPMWERYVQMLKNYATFDLGESFFRSKGVLELIGEKIPVSLSLGLWSTLIIYTLSIPLGIMKAVRHGSRFDIWTSTFMIVGNAIPVFLFAILLVVLFAGGSYLNWFPLRGLTSPGWDDFSLLDKILDYFWHLALPVTAMVIGGFATLTMLTKNSFLDEVGKQYVTTARAKGQTEGRILYRHVFRNAMLLIIAGFPAAFISMFFTGSLLIEVIFSLDGLGLLGFEATINRDYPVMFGSLYIFTLIGLFTKLLSDLTYMLVDPRIDFGAREER from the coding sequence ATGTTCACATACATTCTGCGCCGCCTGGCTCTCATCATTCCGACCTTGCTTGGCATCCTGACGCTCAATTTCTTCATTATCCAGGCCGCGCCCGGCGGGCCGGTGGAGCAGATGATCGCCCGGTTGCAGGGGCTGGACGTTGCCGCCGCCGCGCGTGTCAGCGGATCGGGGGGGGAAACGGCCGGGGCGAATGTCTCGGCCCAGGCGTCCTCCAAGTCCGCCTATCGCGGCGCCCAGGGCCTTGATCCGGACGTGGTGCTGCGCATCGAGCGCATGTACGGCTTCGACAAGCCAATGTGGGAGCGTTACGTCCAGATGCTGAAGAACTACGCCACGTTCGATCTGGGCGAGAGTTTTTTTCGCAGCAAGGGCGTGCTTGAACTCATCGGCGAAAAGATCCCCGTGTCCCTGTCGCTCGGGCTGTGGAGCACGCTCATCATCTACACCCTGTCCATCCCGCTCGGCATCATGAAGGCCGTGCGCCACGGTTCGCGCTTCGACATCTGGACCAGCACGTTCATGATCGTGGGCAACGCCATTCCGGTTTTTCTGTTCGCCATCCTGCTCGTGGTCCTGTTCGCAGGCGGCAGCTACCTGAACTGGTTCCCCCTGCGCGGCCTGACCTCTCCGGGCTGGGACGATTTTTCACTCCTGGACAAGATCCTGGACTATTTCTGGCATCTGGCCCTGCCCGTCACGGCCATGGTCATCGGCGGCTTCGCGACCCTGACCATGCTGACCAAGAACTCCTTCCTGGACGAGGTCGGCAAGCAGTACGTGACCACGGCCCGCGCCAAGGGCCAGACCGAAGGGCGCATCCTGTACCGTCACGTCTTCCGCAACGCCATGCTGCTCATCATCGCCGGCTTCCCCGCGGCCTTCATTTCCATGTTCTTCACGGGCTCGCTCCTGATCGAGGTCATCTTCTCCCTGGACGGCCTGGGCCTCCTGGGCTTCGAGGCGACCATCAACCGGGACTACCCGGTCATGTTCGGGTCCCTCTACATTTTCACCCTGATCGGCCTTTTCACCAAGCTGCTCTCTGATCTGACCTACATGCTGGTCGATCCGCGCATCGATTTCGGCGCACGGGAGGAGCGATGA
- a CDS encoding thioesterase family protein gives MARVQIELPRSWFFRTRLSVRVTDVNYGGHLGNDRVLGLAHEARVRWLASCGLSEKDVGGVGLIMADAALVFRGEAFLGDELDVAVGAIEVRRSSFDLVYLLARPADAVEIALVKTGMVCFDYSLRKVSRLPQGLLRCLGSDA, from the coding sequence ATGGCGCGAGTACAGATTGAGTTGCCGCGGTCCTGGTTTTTCCGGACCCGGCTTTCCGTGCGGGTGACCGACGTGAATTATGGCGGACATCTGGGCAACGACCGGGTGCTGGGGCTGGCGCACGAGGCGCGGGTGCGGTGGCTGGCGTCCTGCGGCCTGTCCGAAAAGGACGTGGGCGGAGTGGGGCTCATCATGGCCGATGCGGCCCTGGTTTTCCGGGGCGAGGCATTTCTGGGCGATGAATTGGATGTGGCTGTCGGCGCCATCGAGGTGCGGCGTTCGAGCTTTGATCTTGTCTATCTTTTGGCCCGTCCCGCCGATGCGGTCGAGATCGCCCTGGTCAAGACCGGCATGGTCTGTTTCGATTACTCCTTACGCAAGGTCTCCCGTCTGCCCCAGGGATTGCTCCGATGCCTGGGGAGTGACGCCTGA